A section of the Deinococcus taeanensis genome encodes:
- the typA gene encoding translational GTPase TypA, protein MEYRNIAIIAHVDHGKTTLVDGLLKQTLKLGHGEEITERAMDSNDLERERGITILAKNTAVEYNGVKINIVDTPGHADFGGEVERVLGMVDGALVLVDAAEGPMPQTRFVLRKAIELGLKPIVVINKIDRNDARPEEVVNLTFDLMAELGANDDQLDFPILYAIAREGKAFRDLNSPQDDMHELFEMVLEQIPAPQVDLEAPFQMLVTNLDYSEYLGRIVLGRVQRGTVKKGEFVQLMHKDGTMTKSRVVQPFTHMGLRRIEVDQVGAGDIVALAGIEDAQIGETVADLADPEALPIITVDEPTVSMIFQPNTSPFAGKEGKYVTSRHINDRLKREVMTNVSLKVEEIRPDEFKVSGRGELHLSILLETMRREGYEVQVGAPQVIIREIDGEKHEPIEHLVIDVPEHHSSTVIGVLGARKGQMVNMEPQGNRTRVEFKIPSRALFGFRTQFLSMTQGEGIMSHIFDGYAPWAGDLKTRQNGSLVSMEDGVAFAYSIWKLQDRGSFFIDAGQDVYVGMIVGENAREQDMNVNVCKNKKLTNVRSSGADEALTLIPPKRMSLEDALEYISEDELVELTPQSIRLRKKILNPSFRK, encoded by the coding sequence ATGGAATACCGCAACATCGCCATCATCGCCCACGTCGACCACGGCAAGACCACACTCGTCGACGGCCTGCTCAAGCAGACCCTGAAACTCGGCCACGGTGAGGAAATCACCGAGCGCGCCATGGACAGCAACGACCTCGAACGCGAGCGCGGCATCACCATTCTGGCGAAGAACACCGCCGTGGAATACAACGGCGTGAAGATCAACATCGTTGACACCCCCGGCCACGCCGACTTCGGCGGGGAAGTGGAACGCGTGCTCGGCATGGTCGACGGCGCCCTGGTGCTCGTGGACGCCGCCGAAGGCCCCATGCCCCAGACCCGCTTCGTGCTCCGCAAGGCCATCGAACTGGGCCTCAAGCCCATCGTGGTCATCAACAAGATCGACCGCAACGACGCCCGCCCCGAAGAAGTCGTGAACCTCACCTTCGACCTGATGGCCGAACTCGGCGCCAACGACGACCAGCTCGACTTCCCGATCCTGTACGCCATCGCCCGCGAAGGCAAGGCGTTCCGGGACCTGAACAGCCCCCAGGACGACATGCACGAACTGTTCGAGATGGTGCTCGAGCAGATCCCGGCCCCCCAGGTCGACCTGGAAGCCCCCTTCCAGATGCTCGTCACCAACCTCGACTACTCCGAGTACCTGGGCCGCATCGTGCTGGGCCGCGTGCAGCGCGGCACCGTCAAGAAAGGCGAATTTGTGCAGCTGATGCACAAAGACGGCACCATGACCAAGTCGCGCGTCGTGCAGCCCTTCACGCACATGGGCCTGCGCCGCATTGAAGTTGATCAGGTGGGCGCCGGGGACATCGTGGCGCTCGCCGGCATCGAAGACGCCCAGATTGGTGAGACCGTCGCTGACCTGGCCGACCCCGAAGCGCTGCCCATCATCACCGTGGACGAACCCACCGTGTCCATGATCTTCCAGCCGAACACCTCCCCGTTCGCCGGCAAGGAAGGCAAGTACGTCACGTCCCGCCACATCAACGACCGCCTCAAGCGCGAAGTGATGACCAACGTGTCCCTGAAGGTCGAGGAAATCCGCCCCGACGAGTTCAAGGTGTCCGGCCGCGGTGAGCTGCACCTCTCGATCCTGCTGGAAACCATGCGCCGCGAAGGCTACGAAGTGCAGGTGGGTGCCCCCCAGGTCATCATCCGCGAGATCGACGGCGAGAAGCACGAGCCCATCGAGCACCTCGTGATCGACGTCCCGGAGCACCACTCCAGCACCGTCATCGGTGTGCTCGGCGCCCGCAAGGGACAGATGGTGAACATGGAACCCCAGGGCAACCGCACCCGCGTGGAGTTCAAGATTCCCAGCCGCGCCCTGTTCGGCTTCCGCACCCAGTTCCTGTCCATGACGCAGGGCGAAGGCATCATGAGTCACATCTTCGACGGCTACGCGCCCTGGGCCGGCGACCTCAAAACCCGCCAGAACGGCTCGCTGGTCAGCATGGAAGACGGCGTGGCCTTCGCGTACAGCATCTGGAAACTCCAGGACCGCGGCAGCTTCTTCATCGACGCCGGCCAGGACGTCTACGTGGGCATGATCGTGGGTGAGAACGCCCGCGAGCAGGACATGAACGTCAACGTCTGCAAGAACAAGAAGCTCACGAACGTCCGCTCCAGCGGCGCCGACGAGGCCCTGACCCTGATTCCCCCCAAGCGCATGAGCCTGGAAGACGCCCTAGAGTACATCAGTGAGGACGAACTCGTCGAACTGACGCCCCAGAGCATCCGCCTGCGCAAGAAGATCCTGAACCCCAGCTTCCGCAAGTAA
- a CDS encoding AI-2E family transporter produces MNAPRTSRPPASIFVVNLMPVAAAVIALLLLLSFFGKVAPSLLAITLAVIVATALNPLARTLERWLPRAAAGALTVLLVVAVLVGVGFLALPPIAAQLGSLGSSTFDLSRIEPKLTAWLRAHPQMDAMLPDDAIGQLQLQLGKLGTRATAALPSILSLVLGGLFTGLITLVMVVYVLGNPVPLVNGILGAVPPRHRLNATYALAQILKQTGAWGRATLLVMLVTGSCTALGFYLLGVQNWLVFGILAALAELIPTVGPILATIPPVLFTLAEDPQRALYVALFVLVFQQISGFALSPFIVGGAGNLHPLSVIVGVVLFGGVFGVIGAFLTVPFLIVIKAVYQHFYQRDSPDIPDAVAMALISGVVEEQLDREDEAREVVRRARAEIQEAELERQLEEGELDLEAALDPEAPTAANAAPTGDGGARHS; encoded by the coding sequence GTGAACGCCCCACGTACTTCCCGGCCACCCGCCAGCATTTTCGTGGTGAACCTCATGCCGGTCGCCGCGGCCGTGATCGCCCTGCTGCTGCTGCTGAGCTTCTTCGGCAAGGTCGCGCCCAGCCTGCTGGCCATTACCCTGGCCGTCATCGTCGCCACCGCGCTGAACCCGTTGGCCCGCACGCTGGAACGCTGGCTGCCGCGCGCCGCTGCCGGCGCCCTCACCGTTTTGCTGGTCGTGGCTGTACTGGTGGGCGTGGGCTTCCTCGCCCTTCCACCCATCGCGGCGCAGCTCGGCAGCCTGGGCAGCAGCACGTTTGACCTCAGCCGCATCGAGCCGAAACTGACCGCCTGGCTGCGCGCCCACCCGCAGATGGACGCCATGCTGCCCGACGACGCCATCGGGCAACTGCAACTGCAGCTCGGCAAACTCGGAACCCGCGCCACTGCCGCGCTCCCGAGCATCCTCAGTCTTGTTTTGGGCGGCCTGTTCACCGGCCTGATCACCCTGGTGATGGTCGTGTACGTGCTGGGCAACCCGGTTCCCCTTGTCAACGGGATCCTGGGCGCCGTGCCGCCGCGCCACCGGCTGAACGCCACGTACGCCCTGGCGCAGATTCTCAAGCAGACCGGAGCGTGGGGGCGCGCCACGCTGCTGGTCATGCTCGTCACGGGCAGCTGCACCGCCCTGGGCTTCTACCTGCTCGGCGTGCAGAACTGGCTGGTCTTCGGCATCCTGGCCGCCCTGGCCGAGCTCATTCCCACAGTCGGCCCGATCCTGGCAACCATTCCGCCGGTGCTGTTCACACTGGCGGAGGACCCGCAGCGCGCCCTGTACGTCGCTCTGTTCGTGCTGGTGTTCCAGCAGATCTCCGGCTTCGCGCTCAGCCCGTTCATTGTGGGCGGCGCCGGAAACCTGCACCCGCTGAGCGTCATTGTGGGTGTGGTGCTGTTCGGCGGTGTGTTCGGCGTGATCGGCGCGTTCCTCACCGTTCCGTTCCTCATTGTCATCAAGGCGGTGTACCAGCACTTCTACCAGCGGGACTCGCCCGACATTCCCGACGCGGTTGCCATGGCTCTGATCAGCGGCGTGGTTGAGGAACAGCTCGACCGCGAGGACGAAGCCCGCGAAGTCGTGCGCCGCGCCCGCGCCGAGATTCAGGAAGCGGAACTGGAACGTCAGCTCGAGGAGGGCGAACTGGACCTCGAAGCGGCCCTTGACCCGGAGGCGCCCACCGCGGCGAACGCCGCTCCAACCGGCGATGGCGGCGCCCGGCACTCTTAG
- a CDS encoding TerC family protein codes for MGTGETQGEQTSLRGVIIQIPVSDLGCRPDSVMVEIGFSGYIPVMAAAVVLATLNHGRASVPISRSPDAHPPQQRLAVTFLLLVGTSLVSRASGSGGKAHPCTSRSCSQAE; via the coding sequence ATGGGCACCGGAGAAACGCAGGGCGAGCAGACGTCCTTGCGGGGCGTGATCATTCAGATCCCGGTGAGTGATCTGGGGTGCCGTCCGGACAGCGTCATGGTGGAGATTGGGTTCAGCGGGTACATCCCGGTGATGGCCGCAGCGGTGGTGCTGGCGACGCTGAATCATGGTAGGGCCAGCGTGCCAATCAGCCGCTCCCCGGACGCGCATCCGCCCCAGCAGCGGCTGGCGGTCACGTTTCTGCTGTTGGTGGGCACGAGTCTGGTGTCCAGGGCCTCTGGGTCGGGTGGGAAAGCGCATCCCTGTACTTCACGATCTTGTTCCCAGGCAGAGTGA
- a CDS encoding IS630 family transposase (programmed frameshift): protein MTVPPWRPSRLTRNQLEERRLAAQPALNDPRRTTRDLAHQFGVAEVTIRAWRARLRWNGEDALRASRATGRPEKLTGAQQDEIGLILDGDARLHGFETSGWTTPKIRHVIGVTYGIWLDGAHLSRKLKRWGFSYQRPAVRAVERNEDDIASWVRSTGTRWEKKVREGATLVFLDESGFSLKTTKVRTWGRCGQTPIIPTKLRWEHLSVIGAITTGGQFLHHTHRGAVCSVQVVDFLAHVLRHVAGEVIVVLDRAMIHRSKAVQAFVQEHERLSLVYLPPYAPELNPIELIWADLKRNVVGNFYALSVAALKMRLTVGWQRIRRRGLPLAFIRGAPFTVSLSI, encoded by the exons GTGACCGTACCTCCCTGGCGACCCAGCCGCCTCACCCGCAACCAACTGGAAGAACGACGTCTCGCCGCTCAACCTGCACTGAACGACCCCCGTCGCACGACCCGCGACCTGGCGCACCAGTTCGGCGTCGCTGAAGTCACGATCCGGGCCTGGCGAGCCCGGCTCAGATGGAACGGCGAGGACGCGCTGCGCGCGTCCCGCGCCACCGGCCGCCCCGAGAAGCTCACGGGCGCACAGCAGGACGAGATCGGTCTGATCCTGGATGGTGACGCCCGATTACACGGCTTCGAGACCAGCGGGTGGACCACGCCAAAAATCCGGCATGTGATCGGTGTGACGTATGGCATCTGGCTTGATGGCGCGCACCTGTCGCGAAAACTGAAACGCTGGGGGTTCTCGTATCAGCGGCCCGCGGTGCGGGCCGTAGAGCGCAATGAAGACGACATTGCCAGCTGGGTGCGC TCCACCGGGACGCGCTGGGAAAAAAAAGTCCGTGAAGGTGCCACACTCGTGTTCCTGGACGAGAGTGGCTTCAGCCTGAAAACAACGAAGGTCCGCACGTGGGGGCGCTGCGGCCAGACTCCCATCATCCCGACCAAACTCCGCTGGGAACACCTGTCCGTGATCGGTGCCATCACCACAGGTGGACAGTTTCTGCACCACACGCACCGCGGCGCGGTGTGCTCAGTGCAGGTCGTGGATTTCCTTGCGCATGTCTTGCGCCACGTGGCTGGCGAAGTCATCGTGGTGCTGGATCGAGCCATGATCCACCGGTCAAAAGCCGTTCAGGCGTTCGTGCAGGAGCACGAACGCCTGTCGTTGGTCTACCTGCCGCCGTATGCGCCGGAACTGAACCCGATTGAATTGATCTGGGCGGATCTCAAGCGGAATGTGGTGGGGAACTTCTACGCGCTATCGGTGGCAGCGTTGAAAATGCGCTTGACGGTCGGATGGCAGCGAATCCGGCGCAGAGGGTTACCACTGGCCTTCATCCGGGGTGCGCCCTTCACCGTATCGTTATCGATTTAA
- a CDS encoding methylmalonyl-CoA mutase family protein: MKSKNEWMQSVYGPATQKFPERKYNFKNLSDLDPEPIYTADDLKDWDAERDLGYPGEFPYTRGVQPSVYRGKLWTMRMFAGFGSAEQTNERFHALLRAGQTGLSTAFDLPTLMGYDSDHPFSKGEVGKCGVAVSSLADMEILFRGIDPTQVTTSMTINSPANAIWAMYIANAQKQGKDLGQVGGTIQNDILKEFIAQKEFIYPPAPSVKLVIDTFEWGPKTLPKWNFISVSGYHIREAGATGVQELAFTLADGFHYVEKALERGLDIDEFAPRISFFWDIHNDFFEEIAKLRAARRIWARQMRDRYGAKSPRSWMLRTHSQTAGVSLPAQQPLNNIARVAIQAMAAVLGGTQSLHTDSFDEALALPTEEAATIALRTQQIIAYETGVAGVVDPLAGSYYVEKFTNDIEAAAMGYIEQIRMMGGVEAGIDNGFFQLEMAEAAYRYQREVERRDRIIVGVNEFVQDAVEVPIQLIDPQVERVQEARLAQVRRERDPQRVQAALEALRDTAVTGANSMPAFLECAHAYCTLGEQMDVLKTVYGEYVEPAVV, translated from the coding sequence ATGAAAAGCAAGAACGAGTGGATGCAGAGCGTCTACGGCCCCGCCACCCAGAAATTCCCTGAACGCAAGTACAACTTCAAGAACCTCTCTGACCTGGACCCGGAGCCGATCTACACGGCCGACGACCTGAAGGACTGGGACGCCGAACGCGACCTGGGCTACCCGGGCGAATTCCCGTACACGCGCGGCGTTCAGCCCAGCGTGTACCGCGGAAAACTCTGGACAATGCGGATGTTCGCGGGGTTCGGCAGCGCCGAGCAGACCAACGAGCGCTTCCACGCCCTGCTCCGCGCCGGACAGACGGGTCTGTCCACGGCGTTCGACCTGCCGACCCTGATGGGGTACGACAGCGACCACCCGTTCAGCAAGGGTGAGGTGGGCAAGTGTGGCGTGGCCGTGTCCTCCCTGGCCGACATGGAAATCCTGTTCCGCGGCATTGACCCGACGCAGGTCACGACGTCCATGACCATCAACTCCCCGGCGAACGCAATCTGGGCGATGTACATTGCCAACGCGCAGAAGCAGGGCAAGGATCTCGGGCAGGTGGGCGGCACCATTCAGAACGACATCCTCAAGGAATTCATCGCGCAGAAGGAGTTCATCTACCCGCCGGCGCCCAGCGTGAAGCTGGTGATCGACACCTTCGAGTGGGGCCCGAAGACCCTGCCGAAATGGAACTTCATTTCCGTAAGCGGGTATCACATCCGTGAGGCTGGCGCGACCGGCGTGCAGGAACTCGCCTTTACGCTCGCCGACGGGTTTCACTATGTGGAGAAGGCCCTGGAGCGCGGGCTGGATATTGACGAGTTTGCGCCGCGCATCTCGTTCTTCTGGGACATTCACAATGACTTTTTCGAGGAGATCGCCAAGCTCCGCGCTGCCCGGCGCATCTGGGCGCGGCAGATGCGGGACCGGTACGGCGCGAAGAGTCCCCGCTCCTGGATGCTGCGGACCCACTCGCAGACGGCAGGCGTGTCCCTGCCAGCGCAGCAGCCCCTGAACAACATCGCACGGGTCGCGATTCAGGCCATGGCAGCGGTGCTGGGCGGCACCCAGAGCCTCCACACCGACTCCTTCGATGAGGCGCTGGCACTCCCCACCGAGGAGGCCGCCACGATCGCCCTGCGCACCCAGCAGATCATTGCGTACGAGACTGGCGTGGCGGGCGTCGTGGACCCGCTGGCAGGCAGCTACTACGTGGAGAAGTTCACCAATGACATTGAAGCGGCGGCGATGGGGTACATCGAGCAGATCCGCATGATGGGCGGCGTGGAAGCGGGCATCGACAACGGCTTCTTCCAGCTGGAAATGGCCGAAGCGGCCTACCGGTACCAGCGGGAAGTAGAGCGCCGGGACCGGATCATCGTGGGTGTCAACGAGTTCGTGCAGGACGCCGTGGAAGTTCCCATCCAGCTGATCGACCCCCAGGTGGAGCGGGTGCAGGAAGCGCGGCTGGCGCAGGTCCGGCGCGAACGCGATCCGCAGCGGGTGCAGGCGGCTCTGGAGGCCCTGCGCGACACGGCAGTCACCGGTGCGAACTCCATGCCGGCGTTCCTCGAGTGTGCGCACGCGTACTGCACGCTGGGCGAGCAGATGGACGTCCTGAAAACCGTGTACGGCGAGTACGTGGAACCCGCCGTCGTGTAA
- a CDS encoding diacylglycerol/lipid kinase family protein produces MSTDAQSRPAGRPSLTVVLNPQAGGGQALRSWPRLRDELDRRGLRYTLIQESSAAAAASRVQSLAPGVAVMAVGGDGTIGALLPALVNSDRQLAIMPLGTGNDFAGLLGLKPGAFGEALDRLAFTPRSVDALRVRCRAPDGQQTERWLLNGLGMGFDADVTANMPRVPRAVRGFARYAWAAVITLRELKLSNVTVQADGQVVYAGPSAIVAVMNGTRYGGGFRISPASDVRDGRVNVVVGGPMNRLQLADLMGRVLRGAHLGHPLVHTAAAQEVTVTWHRPVRVHLDGDLSGAVTGMDVQTVPGAVRLLNAWRPEEGHPGASSASRVAFF; encoded by the coding sequence TTGAGCACTGACGCCCAGTCCCGCCCGGCCGGCCGGCCGTCTCTCACAGTGGTCCTCAATCCCCAGGCCGGGGGCGGCCAGGCCCTCCGGTCCTGGCCCCGGCTTCGGGATGAACTTGACCGCCGCGGCCTGCGCTACACCCTCATTCAGGAGAGCAGCGCTGCGGCTGCCGCCAGCCGGGTCCAGAGTCTGGCCCCGGGCGTAGCGGTGATGGCGGTCGGCGGCGACGGAACCATCGGGGCGCTCCTGCCCGCACTGGTGAACAGCGACCGGCAGCTGGCCATCATGCCGCTGGGCACCGGGAACGACTTCGCCGGCCTGCTGGGCCTGAAACCCGGCGCGTTCGGTGAGGCGCTGGACCGGCTGGCCTTCACGCCCCGCAGTGTGGACGCCCTGCGCGTGCGCTGCAGGGCGCCGGATGGGCAGCAGACCGAGCGGTGGCTGCTGAACGGCCTCGGCATGGGGTTCGACGCGGACGTCACCGCGAACATGCCGCGCGTTCCGCGGGCCGTGCGGGGGTTCGCCCGGTACGCCTGGGCGGCGGTGATCACCCTGCGGGAACTGAAGCTGTCGAACGTGACCGTCCAGGCGGACGGGCAGGTGGTGTACGCCGGGCCGAGCGCCATTGTGGCGGTCATGAACGGCACCCGGTACGGCGGAGGTTTCCGGATCAGTCCGGCGTCTGACGTGCGGGACGGCCGCGTGAACGTCGTGGTCGGCGGGCCGATGAACCGCCTTCAGCTCGCGGACCTGATGGGGCGCGTTCTGCGGGGCGCGCACCTGGGTCACCCGCTGGTGCACACCGCGGCCGCCCAGGAGGTGACGGTGACGTGGCACCGGCCGGTGCGGGTGCATCTGGACGGCGACCTGAGTGGCGCCGTGACCGGCATGGACGTGCAGACCGTGCCGGGTGCCGTGCGGCTGCTGAACGCCTGGCGCCCAGAAGAAGGCCACCCGGGAGCTTCGTCCGCTTCCCGGGTGGCCTTCTTCTGA
- a CDS encoding TRAP transporter permease: MSDPTRPISSDPTLTPPGAEMTEGERRALEMVEAAETGGRKLFSWQKTLVTLVAVAWCLYQMYAAQVGNIDTLTLRATHLGFAFFLTYLVFPFRKTPGEPQTRVPWYDWILGIGATGTAAYLITQYPHIANEQGGLLTSTDVWVGSGMVLLLLLAAWRTIGVAMPIVAAVFILYALTGPKGLIRGDLGPNLQLHAGQTWPQVVGQLFANTEGIFGTAIGVSAQIVFLFVLFGSVFDKLGAGDWFMRVAQGLLGGFRGGAAKASILSSALNGVISGSAVSNVVTGGNITIGTMIRTGYSREKAGAIEVASSSNGQLMPPVMGAAAFIMAQNLNIEYRSLILAAAIPAFLCYGALLVVSHIEALKLGLRGVPKNELPRVRQTLLSGWYYMLPLGYLIGTLSVNPDATPERVALNTIVVMLVMMLVQEGFLAARDGRGVGRGVLDGARKIIEAFESGARSMIGIAIATAAAGIIVGIVTITGLGFGLADIVQLASDGMRSLLGFAGPQVATFGAVLMVLVMAQLIALILGMGLPTTANYILMSALIVPIIAKIAGLEPSNPAQMLPVHMFVFYFGIMADSTPPVALAAFAAAAISGGNPVATGVQAFQYELRTALLAYMMFFNPQLLLIANGRLGGVGWGEAIPMIIFAFIGLVAFSAATLRFLHRRTNPLQMLLLLVASFILIIPTHILWNLLALGLIAAVYFWQKLGGRAEPPAATLTA, encoded by the coding sequence ATGAGCGACCCCACCCGACCCATCAGTTCCGACCCGACCCTCACCCCACCCGGCGCCGAAATGACCGAAGGGGAACGCCGCGCCCTGGAAATGGTGGAAGCCGCCGAGACCGGCGGACGCAAACTCTTCAGCTGGCAGAAAACCCTCGTCACCCTGGTGGCCGTCGCCTGGTGCCTGTACCAGATGTACGCCGCTCAGGTTGGCAATATCGACACCCTCACCCTGCGCGCCACCCACCTGGGCTTCGCGTTCTTCCTGACCTACCTCGTCTTCCCGTTCCGTAAAACGCCCGGGGAGCCCCAGACGCGCGTGCCCTGGTACGACTGGATCCTGGGCATCGGCGCGACCGGCACCGCCGCGTACCTCATCACGCAGTACCCGCACATCGCCAACGAACAGGGCGGCCTGCTCACCAGCACCGACGTCTGGGTGGGCAGCGGCATGGTCCTGCTGCTCCTGCTGGCCGCGTGGCGCACCATCGGCGTCGCCATGCCCATCGTGGCCGCCGTGTTCATCCTGTACGCCCTCACCGGCCCCAAGGGCCTGATCCGCGGGGACCTGGGCCCGAACCTGCAACTGCACGCCGGGCAGACCTGGCCACAGGTGGTGGGCCAGCTGTTCGCGAACACCGAAGGGATTTTCGGCACGGCGATCGGCGTGTCCGCCCAGATCGTGTTCCTGTTTGTGCTGTTCGGAAGCGTGTTCGACAAGCTGGGCGCCGGGGACTGGTTCATGCGCGTCGCGCAGGGCCTGCTGGGCGGCTTCCGCGGCGGGGCCGCCAAGGCCAGCATCCTGTCCAGCGCCCTGAACGGCGTGATTTCGGGTTCTGCCGTCAGCAACGTCGTGACCGGCGGGAACATCACCATCGGCACCATGATCCGCACCGGTTACAGCCGCGAGAAGGCCGGCGCCATCGAGGTCGCCAGCTCCAGTAACGGTCAGCTGATGCCGCCCGTCATGGGCGCCGCGGCGTTCATCATGGCGCAGAACCTGAACATCGAGTACCGCAGCCTGATTCTCGCGGCCGCCATTCCGGCCTTCCTGTGCTACGGCGCGCTGCTCGTCGTGTCGCACATCGAGGCGCTGAAGCTCGGCCTGAGGGGCGTGCCGAAAAACGAACTGCCGCGCGTGCGGCAGACGCTGCTGTCCGGCTGGTACTACATGCTGCCGCTGGGGTACCTGATCGGCACGCTCAGCGTGAACCCGGACGCCACGCCTGAACGCGTCGCCCTGAACACCATCGTGGTGATGCTGGTCATGATGCTCGTGCAGGAAGGCTTCCTGGCTGCCCGGGATGGCCGCGGCGTGGGCCGCGGCGTGCTGGACGGCGCGCGCAAGATCATCGAAGCCTTCGAATCCGGCGCGCGCTCCATGATCGGCATTGCCATCGCCACGGCCGCTGCCGGCATCATCGTTGGGATCGTGACCATCACCGGCCTGGGCTTCGGGCTGGCCGACATTGTGCAGCTCGCCAGTGACGGCATGCGCAGCCTGCTGGGCTTCGCGGGTCCGCAGGTGGCGACCTTCGGCGCGGTCCTGATGGTGCTGGTCATGGCGCAGCTCATTGCCCTGATCCTGGGCATGGGTCTGCCCACCACCGCGAACTACATCCTGATGAGCGCCCTGATTGTCCCCATCATCGCCAAGATTGCCGGCCTCGAGCCCAGCAACCCGGCGCAGATGCTGCCTGTTCACATGTTCGTGTTCTACTTCGGCATCATGGCCGACAGCACCCCCCCAGTCGCGCTGGCCGCCTTCGCCGCCGCGGCCATCAGCGGCGGCAATCCCGTCGCAACCGGCGTTCAGGCCTTCCAGTACGAACTGCGGACCGCGCTGCTGGCGTACATGATGTTCTTCAACCCGCAGCTGCTCCTCATTGCCAACGGGCGGCTGGGCGGCGTGGGCTGGGGTGAGGCCATCCCCATGATCATCTTTGCGTTCATCGGACTCGTGGCGTTCAGCGCCGCCACACTGCGCTTCCTGCACCGCCGGACGAACCCGCTTCAGATGCTGCTGCTGCTCGTGGCGTCCTTCATCCTGATCATCCCCACCCACATCCTGTGGAACCTGCTCGCGCTGGGCCTGATTGCCGCGGTGTACTTCTGGCAGAAGCTCGGTGGGCGCGCCGAACCGCCCGCCGCGACCCTCACGGCTTAA
- a CDS encoding TAXI family TRAP transporter solute-binding subunit, protein MKKHTKQITAVLVLGTAALALAQGTTFLTIGSGSTTGVYFPVATGMAKMINDAGAGVRANARSTGGSVFNVNAIASGELDAAVAQNDVVYYAYKGTGLQAFQGKANTKLRTMAVLYPEVLHVVARKDSGIRSIADLKGKRVVIGDLGSGTELTARQVLEAYGMGFDDLGQALRVSPAQGITLMQDKRADALFYTVGVGASAISQIAQTVDVAMVPVGGNQAASLIKKYPFYVRYNIPAKSYKGVGATVPSVAVQATLVTSTNVSEDAVYKAMKAIFNSDADVKALHPSLATNFSYEKAVKGIPAPLHAGAVKFFREKGLNVK, encoded by the coding sequence ATGAAGAAACACACCAAACAGATTACGGCGGTTCTCGTGCTCGGCACGGCCGCCCTCGCCCTGGCGCAGGGCACCACCTTCCTCACCATCGGTTCCGGCAGCACCACCGGGGTGTACTTTCCCGTCGCCACGGGCATGGCGAAGATGATCAACGACGCCGGCGCCGGCGTCCGCGCCAACGCCCGCTCCACGGGCGGCAGCGTGTTCAACGTGAACGCCATCGCCAGCGGCGAACTTGACGCTGCCGTCGCCCAGAACGACGTGGTGTACTACGCGTACAAGGGCACGGGCCTGCAGGCCTTCCAGGGCAAGGCGAACACCAAGCTGCGCACCATGGCCGTGCTGTACCCCGAGGTGCTGCACGTCGTGGCCCGCAAGGACAGCGGCATCCGCTCCATCGCTGATCTCAAGGGCAAACGCGTTGTGATCGGCGACCTGGGCTCCGGCACCGAGCTGACCGCCAGGCAGGTCCTTGAAGCCTACGGCATGGGCTTCGATGACCTCGGGCAGGCGCTGCGCGTGTCTCCTGCGCAGGGCATCACCCTGATGCAGGACAAACGCGCCGACGCGCTGTTCTACACGGTGGGCGTGGGCGCCAGCGCCATCAGCCAGATCGCGCAGACGGTGGACGTCGCCATGGTGCCCGTCGGCGGCAACCAGGCCGCCAGCCTGATCAAGAAGTACCCCTTCTACGTGCGGTACAACATTCCTGCCAAGAGCTACAAGGGCGTGGGTGCCACCGTGCCCAGCGTGGCCGTGCAGGCCACCCTGGTGACCAGCACGAACGTCAGCGAGGACGCCGTGTACAAGGCCATGAAGGCCATCTTCAACAGCGACGCGGACGTCAAGGCGCTGCACCCCAGCCTCGCCACCAACTTCAGCTACGAGAAGGCCGTCAAGGGCATCCCGGCGCCCCTGCACGCCGGCGCCGTGAAGTTCTTCCGGGAAAAAGGCCTGAACGTCAAGTAA